A genomic window from Micromonospora sp. WMMA1947 includes:
- a CDS encoding zinc-dependent alcohol dehydrogenase family protein, translating to MRAVVFERFGVRPEIRDVDDPTPAPDGVVVRVGATGLCRSDWHGWQGHDPDIRLPHVPGHEFAGVVVAAGADVRGWRPGDRVTAPFVCACGRCPSCLAGDQQVCERQTQPGFTGWGSFAELVAVRHADVNLVRLPDELDEAAAAALGCRFATAFRAVVAQGRVAAGEWVAVHGCGGVGLSAVMVAAASGARVVAVDVSPAALELARRSGATVCLDASALGGPGEVAATIREATGGGAHLSLDALGSHATCVASIEGLRRRGRHVQVGLLPAAQGRPVLPMDLVIAYELELRGSHGMAAHAYPEMLRLVTAGVLRPGELVTRTVDLAAAPDALATMDRPAVAGMCLIEP from the coding sequence ATGCGTGCTGTGGTGTTTGAGCGGTTCGGGGTGCGGCCGGAGATTCGCGACGTGGACGATCCGACGCCGGCGCCCGACGGGGTGGTCGTCCGGGTCGGTGCGACCGGCCTGTGCCGCAGCGACTGGCACGGCTGGCAGGGGCACGACCCGGACATCCGCCTGCCCCACGTACCGGGGCACGAGTTCGCCGGTGTCGTCGTGGCGGCCGGCGCGGACGTCCGCGGCTGGCGGCCCGGCGACCGGGTGACCGCGCCGTTCGTCTGCGCGTGCGGGCGGTGCCCGTCCTGCCTGGCCGGCGACCAGCAGGTCTGCGAGCGGCAGACCCAGCCGGGCTTCACCGGATGGGGCTCGTTCGCCGAGCTGGTCGCGGTACGGCACGCCGACGTGAACCTGGTCCGGCTGCCGGACGAGCTGGACGAGGCGGCCGCCGCCGCGCTCGGCTGCCGGTTCGCCACCGCGTTCCGGGCTGTCGTCGCGCAGGGCCGGGTGGCGGCGGGCGAGTGGGTCGCAGTGCACGGCTGCGGCGGTGTCGGCCTGTCCGCGGTCATGGTCGCGGCGGCGAGCGGCGCGCGGGTGGTGGCCGTGGACGTCTCCCCCGCCGCGCTGGAGCTGGCCCGCCGCAGCGGCGCCACCGTCTGCCTGGACGCGAGCGCGCTCGGCGGTCCCGGCGAGGTGGCAGCCACGATCCGGGAGGCCACCGGCGGAGGTGCCCACCTCTCCCTCGACGCGCTGGGCAGTCACGCCACCTGCGTGGCGTCGATCGAGGGCCTGCGCCGGCGCGGCCGGCACGTGCAGGTCGGGCTGCTGCCCGCCGCGCAGGGCCGCCCGGTGCTGCCGATGGACCTGGTGATCGCGTACGAGCTGGAGCTGCGCGGCAGCCACGGCATGGCGGCGCACGCGTACCCGGAGATGCTGCGGCTGGTCACCGCCGGGGTGCTGCGCCCGGGCGAACTGGTCACCCGCACCGTCGACCTGGCCGCCGCGCCCGATGCGCTGGCCACCATGGACCGGCCGGCAGTCGCCGGGATGTGCCTGATCGAGCCCTGA
- a CDS encoding SigE family RNA polymerase sigma factor: MQRTAMARGDAEFVEFARASSARLTHAAFLMTGNHHHAEDAAQTALVRTYASWSRIRNGDPYGYARSVLVNHLVDTWRRPIREYPSDDLPERHGGDMAEEVATRRWLVTALGTLTARERAVVVLRHYFDLPEAQVAHELDVSVGTVKSTSSRALEKLRTAGLSAPRPQETCR; the protein is encoded by the coding sequence GTGCAGAGGACGGCCATGGCCCGGGGTGACGCGGAGTTCGTCGAGTTCGCGCGGGCGTCCTCCGCGCGGCTGACGCACGCCGCGTTCCTCATGACCGGCAACCACCACCACGCCGAGGACGCCGCCCAGACCGCGCTCGTGCGCACGTACGCGTCCTGGTCCCGGATCCGCAACGGCGACCCGTACGGCTACGCCCGCTCGGTGCTGGTGAACCACCTCGTCGACACCTGGCGGCGGCCGATCCGCGAGTACCCGAGCGACGACCTGCCGGAGCGCCACGGCGGCGACATGGCCGAGGAGGTGGCGACGCGGCGGTGGCTGGTCACCGCGCTCGGCACGCTCACCGCGCGCGAACGCGCCGTCGTCGTGCTACGGCACTACTTCGACCTACCGGAGGCTCAGGTGGCCCACGAACTCGACGTGTCGGTCGGCACCGTCAAGAGCACCTCGTCGCGGGCGCTGGAGAAGCTGCGTACCGCCGGTCTGTCCGCACCGCGACCGCAGGAGACGTGCCGGTGA
- a CDS encoding Ig-like domain-containing protein, whose translation MRVWLRAVAVVAAGAVVVAGVPALAATVTVRDAGVAGRTGAQATGSNAALGAARTTATRALVTPGDTRLMPTTPRTDTPRITNGEITDIEVIGNRVFIAGTFTSIANVGGSAITQRSLASYNLDTGKVDTGFKPVIDGAVAAVEASPDGSSLYIAGAFNTINGVTKRKIARLNPTTGAPIAAFTATANARATALAVSGNAVYVGGQFATVNGVSRSGLAALNPTTGAVDTGFNLPLTGGIGVGGMLTVQQLKLTHDRSKLLVVHTGRQIAGQDRYGVALIGTASKALLPWRTRLWEDNLSFVGGIQRVFAGDIAPDDSYFVVTSGSGGDRPPINDTAIAYSLTGNDHVEPLWISRHFDSIYSVAITDTAVYVGGHFSWQESPTSNVPWPGLDNVGYGTGQGLSGYGLGDQVVRRDHLGALDPLTGTALEWNPGSNSYEGEKAMLATSRGLLVGGDGNVKGGKTTGRVAFFDLSKEPAPAALDTTITTPIEGAVKPAGESFTISGQALAPAGVARVQLEIQDRNSGKYLQADLTTWGAFKAINTTVAAPNATSTTWSLPVTLPAGVYQLQAKTFDRNGAGDTTKAVKKIEAFRFDDLPPTTRISSPAAGLVATQTFVASGTATDDKGVNSLIYSFRTPDNRYLQDDGTVAAVYNTFRGEPDVIGATSATWQYEVTLPIEGQWKMTATAVDTTGQSDLRGDTRDWTVSANGVPPTVAITSPVAMTPPGNPAPLTVAPGGTITFAGTARDDDALKSVEIYLRNNTTREALASDGTWGADSVAGYHRISPTNLDAATFDWSFTTVPLTPGVYDFRVRATDKLGLTTSSTNMGRLTVTAQVPGDAFPNGLLSFTGTNQDIDQLHLDLAGTATDDKGVREVRIALRDLDTGRYVQPNGTMAAAFATVDATLASPGATSTGFTLSIDLPTRGTYSVEAWAVDTSGQQDNSTSGATARYLVYPGDTDPTLEPSITPVEGQAYTGGRIVITGRAVDDGGMQKVEVQIGNSAGQGMNSAGTFGRAGAPSNWPWIATFLTSPGSPGSNFAYTSPVIPAGTYTVTIRGMDNRGQYQQPPRTVTVTVTD comes from the coding sequence ATGCGAGTTTGGCTTCGCGCGGTGGCGGTCGTCGCCGCCGGCGCGGTCGTGGTGGCGGGAGTGCCGGCGCTCGCCGCCACCGTCACCGTGCGGGACGCCGGCGTGGCCGGCCGTACCGGCGCCCAGGCGACGGGGAGCAACGCCGCGCTCGGCGCCGCGCGTACCACCGCGACCCGTGCGCTGGTCACCCCCGGGGACACCCGGCTGATGCCGACCACGCCCCGCACCGACACGCCGCGGATCACCAACGGCGAGATCACCGACATCGAGGTGATCGGCAACCGCGTCTTCATCGCCGGCACGTTCACGTCGATCGCGAACGTCGGCGGGTCCGCGATCACGCAGCGGTCCCTGGCGTCGTACAACCTGGACACCGGCAAGGTGGACACCGGGTTCAAGCCGGTCATCGACGGCGCGGTCGCCGCGGTGGAGGCGTCGCCGGACGGCTCGTCGCTCTACATCGCCGGCGCGTTCAACACGATCAACGGGGTCACCAAGCGCAAGATCGCCCGGCTGAACCCGACCACCGGCGCGCCGATCGCCGCGTTCACCGCCACCGCCAACGCGCGGGCCACCGCGCTCGCGGTCAGCGGCAACGCCGTCTACGTCGGCGGCCAGTTCGCCACCGTCAACGGGGTCAGCCGCAGCGGCCTGGCCGCGCTCAACCCCACCACCGGCGCCGTCGACACCGGCTTCAACCTGCCGCTGACCGGCGGCATCGGCGTCGGCGGCATGCTCACCGTGCAGCAGCTCAAGCTCACCCACGACCGCAGCAAGCTGCTGGTCGTGCACACCGGCCGCCAGATCGCCGGCCAGGACCGCTACGGCGTGGCGCTCATCGGTACGGCCAGCAAGGCGCTGCTGCCCTGGCGTACCCGGCTGTGGGAGGACAACCTCTCCTTCGTCGGCGGCATCCAGCGGGTCTTCGCCGGTGACATCGCCCCGGACGACTCGTACTTCGTGGTCACCAGCGGCTCCGGCGGTGACCGTCCGCCGATCAACGACACCGCCATCGCGTACTCGCTGACCGGAAACGACCACGTCGAGCCGCTCTGGATCTCCCGGCACTTCGACAGCATCTACTCGGTGGCGATCACCGACACCGCCGTCTACGTCGGCGGTCACTTCAGCTGGCAGGAGTCGCCCACGTCGAACGTGCCGTGGCCCGGCCTGGACAACGTCGGCTACGGCACCGGCCAGGGACTCAGCGGCTACGGCCTCGGCGACCAGGTGGTCCGCCGCGACCACCTCGGCGCGCTGGACCCGCTCACCGGCACCGCCCTGGAGTGGAACCCCGGCTCCAACTCGTACGAGGGCGAGAAGGCGATGCTCGCCACCTCGCGCGGCCTGCTCGTCGGCGGTGACGGCAACGTCAAGGGCGGCAAGACGACCGGCCGGGTGGCCTTCTTCGACCTCTCCAAGGAGCCCGCACCGGCGGCGCTGGACACCACGATCACCACGCCGATCGAGGGCGCGGTGAAGCCGGCGGGCGAGTCGTTCACCATCAGCGGTCAGGCGCTCGCCCCGGCCGGAGTGGCCCGGGTCCAGCTGGAGATCCAGGACCGCAACAGCGGCAAGTACCTCCAGGCCGACTTGACCACCTGGGGCGCGTTCAAGGCGATCAACACGACGGTCGCCGCGCCGAACGCCACCTCCACCACGTGGAGCCTGCCGGTGACGCTGCCGGCCGGGGTCTACCAGTTGCAGGCCAAGACGTTCGACCGCAACGGCGCCGGCGACACCACCAAGGCGGTCAAGAAGATCGAAGCGTTCCGCTTCGACGACCTGCCGCCGACGACCCGGATCAGCTCGCCGGCGGCCGGCCTGGTCGCCACGCAGACGTTCGTGGCCTCCGGCACCGCCACCGACGACAAGGGCGTCAACTCGCTGATCTACTCGTTCCGCACGCCGGACAACAGGTACCTGCAGGACGACGGCACCGTCGCCGCGGTCTACAACACCTTCCGCGGCGAGCCGGACGTGATCGGCGCGACGTCCGCCACCTGGCAGTACGAGGTCACGCTGCCGATCGAGGGGCAGTGGAAGATGACCGCCACCGCCGTCGACACGACCGGGCAGAGCGACCTGCGCGGCGACACCCGCGACTGGACCGTCTCCGCCAACGGCGTACCGCCGACCGTGGCGATCACCTCGCCGGTGGCGATGACCCCGCCGGGCAACCCGGCGCCGCTCACCGTCGCGCCCGGCGGCACGATCACGTTCGCCGGTACGGCGCGCGACGACGACGCCCTGAAGTCGGTCGAGATCTATCTGCGCAACAACACCACCCGCGAGGCGCTCGCCAGCGACGGTACGTGGGGCGCCGACTCGGTCGCCGGCTACCACCGGATTTCGCCGACCAACCTCGACGCCGCGACGTTCGACTGGTCGTTCACCACGGTGCCGCTCACCCCGGGCGTCTACGACTTCCGGGTACGGGCGACCGACAAGCTCGGCCTGACCACGTCCAGCACCAACATGGGCCGGCTCACCGTCACCGCCCAGGTGCCGGGCGACGCCTTCCCCAACGGGCTGCTCAGCTTCACCGGCACCAACCAGGACATCGACCAGCTGCACCTGGACCTGGCCGGCACCGCGACCGACGACAAGGGCGTCCGGGAGGTCCGGATCGCGCTGCGCGACCTGGACACCGGCCGGTACGTGCAGCCCAACGGCACCATGGCCGCCGCGTTCGCCACCGTCGACGCGACGCTCGCCTCGCCCGGCGCGACCAGCACCGGGTTCACGCTCTCGATCGACCTGCCCACCCGGGGCACCTACAGCGTCGAGGCGTGGGCCGTGGACACCTCGGGTCAGCAGGACAACTCGACCAGCGGCGCGACCGCCCGTTACCTGGTCTACCCGGGTGACACCGACCCGACGCTGGAGCCGAGCATCACTCCGGTCGAGGGCCAGGCGTACACCGGCGGCCGGATCGTGATCACCGGCCGGGCCGTGGACGACGGCGGCATGCAGAAGGTCGAGGTGCAGATCGGCAACAGCGCCGGGCAGGGCATGAACTCCGCCGGCACGTTCGGCCGGGCGGGCGCGCCGAGCAACTGGCCGTGGATCGCCACGTTCCTCACCAGCCCGGGCTCGCCGGGATCGAACTTCGCGTACACGTCGCCGGTGATCCCGGCCGGCACGTACACGGTGACGATCCGCGGCATGGACAACCGGGGGCAGTACCAGCAGCCGCCCCGTACCGTCACGGTGACCGTCACCGACTGA